The following proteins come from a genomic window of Bremerella cremea:
- a CDS encoding rhomboid family intramembrane serine protease encodes MLLPYSTDATLYHLPTATISLIIVNALVFFVYPMRTNDDLSLPQIAALIEQLHEHGTLTDAEYDQLTDEADEEEAEQEALDEASGEELPAEDEDAEEVTIPAPDPLSLQYGRGLLPWQWITSNFLHSDIFHLVGNMIWLWTFGLIVEGKIGWQRFLMVYFGIGISECFIEQSLMLFSFPTPWSCSLGASSIIFGLMAIAMLWVPANDIHCLVGVWSWDFPAAGLGGFYLIYSIIIGLMSYGSGPLESLGTELLHALGGVIGVGVGIAFLKYHLVDCDNWDLFSIWAGRHRLSREEAHELAVSSEPFQAKQKVQIENGLNQIRELLQQGEAPQLAYRAHISMQQKYEGWHLPDAEFLLIIKQLADQKKFTEASQAIHEYLKTSRAKQNQVRLKHAAILLDHLHQPNQALTVLKKVDRSELNARELAFYRKISSQAASQKDDDMLDILGDD; translated from the coding sequence ATGCTTCTTCCCTATAGCACTGACGCCACGCTTTATCATCTGCCAACGGCCACGATCTCGCTGATCATCGTCAATGCGTTGGTCTTCTTCGTCTATCCCATGCGTACCAACGACGATCTCTCGCTTCCTCAGATCGCGGCGTTGATCGAACAACTGCACGAACATGGCACGTTGACCGATGCCGAGTACGATCAACTAACCGACGAGGCCGACGAAGAAGAAGCTGAGCAAGAGGCACTGGATGAGGCATCGGGCGAGGAACTACCAGCCGAGGATGAGGATGCTGAAGAGGTTACCATTCCGGCCCCAGATCCGTTATCGCTGCAATACGGACGTGGCCTTCTACCGTGGCAATGGATCACCAGTAACTTCCTGCACTCCGATATTTTTCACTTAGTCGGCAATATGATATGGCTGTGGACGTTTGGCTTGATTGTTGAAGGAAAAATCGGCTGGCAGCGGTTTCTGATGGTTTATTTCGGCATTGGTATCAGCGAGTGTTTCATCGAACAATCGTTGATGCTGTTTTCGTTTCCAACGCCCTGGTCGTGCTCGCTAGGCGCGTCTTCGATCATCTTCGGCTTGATGGCAATTGCCATGCTGTGGGTGCCGGCCAACGATATCCACTGTCTGGTCGGGGTTTGGTCGTGGGATTTTCCGGCGGCCGGCTTAGGTGGCTTCTATCTGATTTACAGCATCATCATCGGGCTTATGTCTTACGGCTCTGGACCGCTCGAATCGCTAGGTACAGAGTTACTCCACGCCCTTGGTGGCGTGATAGGCGTGGGAGTAGGAATTGCTTTCTTGAAGTACCACCTTGTCGATTGCGATAACTGGGATCTGTTTTCAATCTGGGCCGGTCGGCATCGGCTTTCGCGTGAGGAAGCTCACGAATTGGCCGTCAGTTCCGAGCCTTTTCAAGCCAAACAAAAAGTTCAGATCGAAAATGGCCTGAACCAGATTCGCGAACTCTTGCAACAAGGCGAAGCTCCTCAACTGGCGTACCGTGCCCACATTAGCATGCAACAAAAGTACGAAGGCTGGCATCTTCCCGATGCCGAGTTCTTGCTGATCATCAAACAATTGGCCGACCAAAAAAAGTTTACCGAAGCCAGTCAGGCAATTCACGAATACCTGAAAACGTCACGTGCTAAACAAAATCAGGTTCGTTTGAAGCACGCCGCTATCTTGCTCGACCACCTCCACCAGCCGAACCAGGCCCTTACCGTCCTCAAAAAAGTCGACCGCAGCGAACTAAACGCCCGCGAGTTGGCCTTCTATCGAAAGATTTCCAGCCAAGCCGCCAGCCAGAAAGACGATGACATGCTCGATATTCTTGGTGACGATTGA
- a CDS encoding rhomboid family intramembrane serine protease encodes MVLIPYGTDAPLYHLPVITVTLVVLNVAIFFAEPIHRLATGTQQHPLEVITEAVLVRQAEQPKEYQLQFGEGLKPWQWITSSFLHGNLLHLVSNMIFLTLFGLIVEGKLGWWKFLGVYLAICAVAGFLAQGFISLVNPGYEGTALGASDAICGLMAICILWAPLNNIQVVVNFRFHYNWHFEIPVAAFAGIYLLLDIISTLFFATYARSFAPFTAFLHTCGAVVGAAVGLAFLKWNWVDCDGYDAFTVIQGGHQRNHYRGELETPSIDTVTTLTTDQGLKQIQDILQEGQQPQLAYRAHLSMAHRHPKWHLPDREFLQIIQQLCRQQHFDDAVLSMRDYLKTPRAKQDQVRLKLASLLLDPLQRPSQALEALKQVDTTKLNAKEKTLYQQAAQQTQQLRSTGVIDSLHFED; translated from the coding sequence TTGGTCCTTATTCCTTATGGAACCGATGCCCCACTTTATCATCTGCCGGTGATAACCGTTACGCTTGTCGTTCTGAATGTCGCCATCTTCTTTGCCGAACCCATCCACCGCTTGGCAACCGGGACACAGCAGCACCCATTGGAAGTAATCACCGAGGCGGTCCTGGTACGTCAGGCGGAACAGCCCAAGGAGTACCAGCTGCAGTTCGGCGAAGGGCTTAAACCGTGGCAATGGATTACGTCATCGTTTCTGCACGGCAATCTGCTGCATCTTGTCAGCAACATGATTTTCCTGACCCTCTTCGGCTTGATCGTGGAAGGCAAGCTTGGCTGGTGGAAATTTCTGGGAGTCTACCTAGCAATATGCGCCGTCGCAGGCTTTCTAGCTCAGGGATTCATTAGCCTGGTAAATCCCGGCTACGAAGGGACCGCCTTAGGAGCCTCAGACGCAATTTGCGGACTGATGGCGATTTGCATTCTGTGGGCTCCACTTAATAACATTCAAGTCGTTGTTAATTTCCGTTTTCACTACAACTGGCACTTTGAAATCCCAGTGGCGGCGTTCGCGGGCATCTACTTACTGTTGGATATCATCAGCACTTTGTTCTTTGCCACTTACGCCAGAAGCTTCGCCCCGTTTACAGCCTTTTTGCACACGTGCGGAGCCGTAGTTGGTGCGGCTGTGGGGCTTGCTTTTCTGAAATGGAATTGGGTTGATTGCGATGGGTACGACGCCTTCACGGTCATACAAGGAGGACACCAACGAAACCATTATCGCGGTGAGCTCGAGACACCTTCAATCGATACCGTCACGACCCTCACCACGGACCAAGGGCTGAAGCAAATCCAAGACATCTTACAGGAAGGTCAGCAACCGCAACTGGCCTACCGTGCCCACCTGAGCATGGCCCATCGACATCCAAAGTGGCATCTGCCTGATCGCGAGTTTCTCCAGATCATTCAGCAACTTTGCCGCCAACAGCATTTCGATGACGCGGTTCTCAGCATGCGAGACTACTTGAAAACCCCTCGGGCCAAACAAGATCAGGTGCGGCTCAAACTAGCTTCGCTCCTGCTCGATCCGCTGCAGCGTCCCAGCCAAGCGTTGGAAGCCCTCAAGCAGGTTGACACCACCAAGCTGAACGCCAAAGAAAAGACACTCTATCAGCAAGCCGCTCAGCAAACTCAACAACTCCGCAGCACTGGCGTCATCGATTCGCTTCACTTCGAGGACTAG
- a CDS encoding thioredoxin family protein produces the protein MTTITRFSVIVLLLAIQANVFAEDAIRWAPDLETARAAATRNKQLIYIHFYGDDCPPCRRLEANVFSKASFAQSLEADYVPVKINGSQQTEIAKQFGVDRWPQDVIITPAGQFVYRTISPQDEGRYVSMLAMVSQKANPKPTASPEMVAQTSNPTVTASMQVPVSQPALPEANQGQRGSVYSSFTANNAAPPQQQPAMQQSAPQQVAPQLPPPPTSRFANSGPAPSMPPAAASDPAQSRFSSSPVASQTRPGMPAPPAYVGPAPQQPAANQVVQQPAPQPSAPGQPVAQQPPAAPAVQPKFAMDGYCPVTLMESMKWQKGDPRWGAQHQGQIYLFSSQVEQQKFLANPNQYSPVMSGIDPVAYLNKGQTVPGDRRFGLTHRGTLYLFSSEESLQTFWKDPTRYSAMVQQAMAAQNMHR, from the coding sequence ATGACGACCATTACTCGTTTCTCTGTTATTGTCCTGTTGTTAGCGATTCAAGCAAACGTTTTCGCTGAAGATGCCATTCGCTGGGCGCCCGATCTTGAAACTGCTCGGGCCGCTGCAACCAGGAATAAGCAACTCATCTATATCCACTTCTATGGCGACGATTGTCCGCCATGCCGTCGCTTGGAAGCGAATGTCTTTTCCAAGGCTTCGTTTGCCCAATCGTTGGAAGCAGACTATGTGCCGGTAAAGATTAACGGCAGTCAACAAACTGAGATCGCCAAGCAGTTTGGCGTTGATCGTTGGCCGCAAGACGTGATCATCACCCCTGCTGGGCAGTTTGTATATCGTACGATCAGCCCGCAGGATGAAGGTCGTTACGTGTCGATGCTGGCGATGGTGTCTCAGAAAGCGAATCCTAAACCAACGGCTTCCCCTGAGATGGTCGCCCAGACCAGCAACCCGACGGTAACTGCTTCGATGCAGGTGCCGGTATCGCAGCCCGCTTTGCCAGAAGCAAATCAAGGGCAGCGTGGTTCGGTTTATTCAAGTTTCACCGCGAACAACGCCGCCCCACCTCAGCAGCAGCCAGCGATGCAGCAAAGTGCGCCCCAGCAAGTTGCTCCGCAATTGCCACCACCGCCAACTTCCCGTTTTGCTAACTCAGGCCCAGCCCCTTCGATGCCGCCTGCGGCCGCTTCCGACCCAGCACAAAGCCGATTTTCGTCGAGCCCAGTTGCTTCGCAAACGAGACCTGGCATGCCTGCCCCACCAGCGTATGTTGGACCAGCCCCGCAGCAGCCTGCAGCGAACCAAGTTGTCCAACAACCGGCTCCTCAACCGTCGGCACCGGGACAGCCAGTTGCCCAGCAACCGCCAGCAGCCCCTGCTGTTCAGCCGAAGTTTGCAATGGATGGTTACTGCCCAGTTACTTTGATGGAAAGCATGAAGTGGCAGAAAGGTGACCCGCGTTGGGGAGCTCAGCACCAAGGACAGATCTATCTGTTCTCGTCGCAAGTCGAACAGCAGAAGTTTCTGGCTAACCCAAATCAGTACAGCCCGGTTATGTCGGGAATCGACCCGGTCGCCTACTTGAACAAAGGCCAAACGGTTCCTGGTGATCGTCGCTTCGGTTTGACCCATCGCGGTACGCTTTACTTGTTCAGCAGTGAAGAAAGCCTACAAACGTTCTGGAAAGATCCAACCCGTTATTCGGCAATGGTTCAGCAAGCAATGGCAGCCCAGAACATGCATCGCTAA